The following are encoded in a window of Roseimaritima ulvae genomic DNA:
- a CDS encoding DNA-directed RNA polymerase subunit alpha, which translates to MHIRWRGMELPSTVEVDAESLTETYGKFVAEPFERGFGTSVGNSLRRVLLSSLMGSAVTQIKIRGAQHEFTTIPGVLEDVTDIVLNVKSLVVKNNSEATRVITVEADKAGVITGADVQVDADVEIINKNHVLATLTDDVPFMMEMVVENGRGYVPSTEHSTGDHEIGIIPIDAVYSPITRVRYEVEETRVGQKTNYDKLTLELWTDGSLNPEIALVEGAKILRKHLNPFVQYREVGPSIFSASRGGAGSAEAQLDAKLNMTLADLKLSVRANNCLESEDVQTVRDLVQRNEDQLLEVRNFGETTLNEVREKLAQYGLHLGMRVPNSSGMMP; encoded by the coding sequence ATGCATATTCGATGGCGTGGAATGGAACTGCCGAGTACGGTCGAAGTCGATGCGGAGTCGCTGACGGAAACCTACGGTAAATTCGTCGCCGAACCGTTCGAACGCGGCTTCGGTACCAGCGTGGGCAACAGCCTGCGACGCGTGCTGCTGTCCAGCTTGATGGGCAGTGCCGTGACCCAAATCAAAATCCGTGGCGCTCAGCACGAGTTCACGACCATTCCGGGCGTCTTGGAAGACGTCACCGACATCGTTCTGAATGTCAAAAGTCTGGTTGTCAAAAACAATAGCGAAGCGACTCGCGTGATCACCGTGGAAGCCGACAAGGCGGGCGTGATCACCGGCGCTGACGTGCAAGTGGATGCCGACGTCGAGATCATCAACAAGAATCACGTGCTTGCCACGTTGACCGATGATGTCCCCTTCATGATGGAAATGGTGGTGGAAAACGGTCGTGGCTACGTGCCCTCGACCGAACACAGCACCGGCGATCACGAAATCGGCATCATCCCTATCGACGCGGTGTACAGCCCCATCACGCGGGTTCGCTACGAAGTCGAAGAGACGCGTGTCGGTCAGAAGACCAACTACGACAAGCTGACTTTGGAACTGTGGACCGATGGTTCGCTGAATCCCGAAATCGCCTTGGTCGAAGGTGCCAAGATCCTTCGCAAACACCTCAACCCCTTCGTACAGTATCGCGAAGTCGGACCCAGCATCTTCTCCGCTTCGCGGGGTGGTGCCGGATCGGCCGAAGCACAGTTGGATGCCAAGCTGAATATGACGCTGGCCGACCTGAAGCTGTCTGTGCGGGCCAACAACTGCTTGGAGTCGGAAGACGTTCAAACGGTTCGCGACCTGGTCCAACGCAACGAAGACCAATTGTTGGAAGTCCGTAACTTTGGCGAAACCACGCTGAACGAAGTCCGCGAAAAACTGGCTCAGTACGGCTTGCACCTCGGCATGCGTGTGCCCAACAGCAGCGGCATGATGCCCTAA
- the rpsK gene encoding 30S ribosomal protein S11, with protein sequence MAKTNKKKRVRRSVIAGVAHIHATFNNTSVTITDPKGDTLCWASAGTCGFKGSRKSTPFAGQCAAQQAAEKALKFGMKDVDVRVKGPGSGRESAITSLQAAGLNVKLIEEVTPIPHNGCRPRKKRRV encoded by the coding sequence GTGGCAAAGACAAACAAGAAGAAGCGAGTTCGTCGCAGTGTGATCGCCGGAGTGGCGCACATTCATGCGACGTTCAACAACACCTCGGTGACCATCACCGACCCCAAGGGCGATACGCTTTGTTGGGCCAGCGCGGGAACGTGCGGTTTCAAGGGTAGTCGTAAGAGCACGCCCTTTGCCGGTCAGTGCGCCGCCCAGCAAGCCGCCGAGAAGGCTTTGAAGTTCGGCATGAAAGATGTGGATGTTCGCGTCAAAGGTCCGGGTTCGGGCCGAGAAAGTGCGATCACCTCGCTGCAAGCCGCTGGTTTGAACGTGAAATTGATCGAAGAAGTGACTCCGATCCCTCATAACGGTTGCCGTCCGCGTAAGAAACGACGCGTCTAG